In Aciduliprofundum sp. MAR08-339, a single window of DNA contains:
- the glmU gene encoding bifunctional sugar-1-phosphate nucleotidylyltransferase/acetyltransferase, producing the protein MRAFILAAGEGTRMWPLTDTRPKPLIPLGNKPIIEHILDAIVDSGIRDISILIGYEGRQIADRYGYEYRGARIDYVYQKERRGTGDAVLYAEKYEDDRFLIVNGDLYFEKNALREILSYNNALLGVHKDDASQYGLLLGGENLKEIREKVPGSSGLVNAGVYVFEREIFDYLHRVKLSPRGEIEFTDAVNMFAKEHKVKIVKYSGLWLDIGMPWHLLDATRAYLETLECGIDGFVEENVVLKGKVCVGEGTRIMSGTYIEGPVLIGKNCKIGPNAYIRPYTVIGNGVHIGNSCEIKASVIMDNSKIPHFNYVGDSIIGERCNLGAGTKIANLRLDEKNIKVPVKDKLVDTGRRKLGVIMGDDVHTGINVSIDVGTMIGARTVIGPGARVKGIVGSGSRVY; encoded by the coding sequence ATGCGTGCATTCATCCTGGCTGCTGGAGAGGGGACAAGGATGTGGCCCCTGACGGATACAAGGCCCAAACCCCTGATTCCCCTTGGAAATAAGCCAATAATTGAGCATATTTTAGACGCAATAGTGGATTCTGGTATAAGGGACATATCCATTTTAATCGGGTACGAGGGAAGGCAAATTGCCGATAGATACGGTTACGAATACAGGGGTGCGCGTATAGATTATGTGTATCAGAAGGAGCGCCGTGGTACGGGAGATGCCGTGCTTTACGCAGAAAAATACGAGGACGATAGATTTCTCATCGTAAATGGAGATCTCTATTTTGAGAAAAATGCTTTGCGGGAGATTTTGAGTTATAATAATGCACTTTTGGGTGTGCACAAGGATGATGCCTCCCAGTACGGATTGCTTTTGGGAGGAGAGAATCTGAAAGAGATAAGAGAGAAGGTTCCTGGCTCATCAGGACTGGTGAATGCGGGAGTTTACGTTTTTGAGCGTGAAATATTCGATTATTTACATAGGGTGAAATTATCACCTCGAGGAGAGATTGAATTCACAGACGCTGTGAATATGTTTGCAAAGGAGCATAAGGTGAAAATTGTGAAATACTCAGGACTATGGCTTGATATAGGTATGCCATGGCATCTTTTAGATGCCACAAGGGCTTATCTGGAAACTTTGGAATGCGGGATTGATGGTTTTGTGGAGGAGAATGTGGTGCTCAAGGGTAAGGTGTGCGTGGGAGAGGGCACAAGAATAATGAGCGGCACTTACATAGAGGGACCTGTGCTGATAGGTAAGAACTGCAAGATTGGGCCAAATGCCTACATTCGTCCATACACGGTCATAGGAAATGGGGTGCATATTGGTAACTCGTGCGAGATAAAGGCATCTGTTATTATGGATAACTCCAAGATACCACATTTCAACTATGTGGGAGACAGTATAATAGGGGAGAGGTGCAACCTTGGTGCAGGCACGAAAATTGCAAATCTGCGATTGGATGAGAAAAATATAAAAGTTCCCGTAAAGGATAAACTTGTTGACACGGGTCGCAGGAAGCTGGGTGTGATAATGGGTGATGATGTTCACACGGGCATAAATGTGAGCATAGATGTGGGCACGATGATAGGAGCGCGAACAGTCATTGGACCTGGAGCGAGGGTCAAGGGTATTGTTGGCTCAGGAAGTAGGGTTTACTGA
- a CDS encoding CBS domain-containing protein has product MLYVKDIMNLITKKPALVGENTSLKDIANRMIEDPKTKTIYVVGNEGKLLGIITIDSLLIYLYRNYIPAQYMDFKLPIAFDGKPVAQDIMREPIYVRGEDTLKTAFEKMFLYRIWELPVVDGEGKVIGDLDSTELVAVWEKLNL; this is encoded by the coding sequence ATGCTATATGTTAAGGATATAATGAACCTAATAACAAAAAAGCCGGCGCTTGTTGGAGAGAATACTTCCCTGAAGGATATCGCGAATAGGATGATTGAGGATCCCAAAACGAAAACAATCTACGTGGTTGGAAATGAAGGAAAGCTTTTGGGAATAATAACAATTGATTCCCTGCTGATCTATCTCTACAGAAACTACATTCCGGCCCAATACATGGATTTTAAACTCCCAATTGCATTTGATGGCAAACCGGTGGCTCAGGATATAATGAGAGAACCGATATATGTGAGAGGAGAGGATACACTCAAAACGGCATTTGAAAAAATGTTCCTTTACAGGATTTGGGAACTGCCTGTGGTCGATGGGGAGGGAAAGGTCATAGGAGACCTTGACTCCACAGAACTTGTGGCTGTATGGGAAAAGCTCAATCTATAG
- a CDS encoding APC family permease — protein sequence MRSNNKLHFWSVFALGVGGMVGGGIFAVLGLAVELSHGSAPIAFFLAGLVALITSYSYSKLSVRYPTRGGTVEFLNQAYGTGIFTGGLNILLYLSYIIMLSLYAYAFGSYGATFFPGNYGFWRHVLITFVILLFMGINIVGSKAVGESEEYIVGIKLSILIFFIIVGFWSVKFSRLAPDTWVNPVNLVAGGMIIFLAYEGFELIANTAEDVDDVHKTLPKAYYASVVFVIILYVLIAIVAVGNLPLNELVNARDYALAEAAKPFLGDAGFLLIAIAALLSTSSAINATLYSSARVSYVIAKDGELPEVFEKKVWRRPVEGLIITAVLTIIVANLFDLTSISTIGSSGFLIIFGLVNLANFKLHENTGGNRGISILGAALAFFAVGILFFNVAHSNPYGVLIFLLMVALSFIIEVMYRRITGRELKYLLRKL from the coding sequence ATGAGAAGTAATAACAAGCTCCATTTCTGGTCCGTGTTTGCCCTCGGAGTTGGAGGAATGGTTGGTGGAGGCATATTTGCAGTTCTCGGTCTGGCTGTAGAACTCTCTCATGGGAGTGCCCCCATTGCGTTTTTCCTTGCTGGTTTGGTTGCCCTTATCACCAGTTATTCCTATTCAAAACTGAGTGTGAGATATCCAACAAGGGGCGGCACCGTGGAATTTCTCAATCAGGCGTATGGTACTGGCATATTCACAGGTGGGTTAAACATCCTGCTTTATCTGAGTTACATAATTATGTTATCCCTTTACGCCTACGCATTTGGAAGTTACGGTGCAACATTCTTCCCTGGAAATTATGGATTCTGGAGACATGTGCTAATAACCTTCGTGATTCTTCTGTTCATGGGCATAAACATTGTTGGATCAAAGGCCGTTGGTGAGTCGGAGGAGTACATAGTCGGGATAAAACTGTCGATCTTGATATTCTTCATAATAGTTGGGTTCTGGAGCGTTAAGTTTTCAAGGTTGGCTCCAGATACCTGGGTAAATCCTGTGAATCTTGTTGCGGGCGGTATGATAATATTCCTCGCATACGAGGGATTTGAATTGATTGCCAATACCGCGGAGGATGTGGATGATGTGCATAAAACACTTCCCAAGGCATATTATGCATCGGTGGTTTTTGTAATAATACTCTACGTGCTCATAGCAATCGTTGCCGTTGGGAATCTACCTCTCAATGAATTGGTAAACGCAAGGGACTATGCCCTGGCAGAAGCAGCCAAGCCGTTTTTGGGAGATGCTGGATTTCTGCTCATAGCCATAGCCGCTCTCCTCTCCACAAGTTCGGCCATAAACGCCACCCTTTACAGCTCTGCACGTGTGAGCTACGTGATAGCCAAGGATGGTGAGCTGCCAGAAGTATTCGAAAAGAAGGTTTGGCGCAGGCCGGTTGAGGGGTTGATAATCACGGCAGTGTTAACGATAATCGTTGCAAATTTGTTTGATCTCACAAGCATATCCACCATAGGAAGCTCTGGATTTCTGATAATATTTGGCCTGGTGAATCTTGCAAATTTTAAATTGCACGAAAACACGGGTGGTAATCGGGGCATATCCATACTCGGGGCCGCATTGGCATTCTTCGCCGTGGGGATATTGTTTTTCAATGTGGCCCACAGCAATCCATACGGAGTGTTGATATTCCTTCTCATGGTGGCCCTTTCGTTCATAATTGAGGTCATGTATCGCAGGATAACCGGAAGGGAATTGAAGTATCTTCTTAGAAAACTATAG
- a CDS encoding GDP-mannose 4,6-dehydratase yields the protein MILITGSSGQLGSYLIESFPESVGLDIRPSKYTDIVGDIRDDLITLLKDYEISAIIHAAAQVSVVKSVENPKYDAENNIIGTLNLLEYARRRDIEHFIYISSAAIYGEPEYLPIDEKHPKNPKSPYGLSKLTGETYAMMYGELYGLKVASIRPFNIFSPRQDPSSPYSGVISIFVDRAKRGLPLVIYGDGEQTRDFVNVHDVVSLIKIVSEKKATGVYNCATGREISINKLAEMIKELSGKDVPIMHDKPRDGDIRRSYADITRARNLGFEPHTNLKEDLRRFFFSENINLK from the coding sequence ATGATCCTAATCACAGGCTCATCGGGACAACTTGGCTCATACCTGATAGAAAGCTTCCCCGAAAGTGTGGGGCTGGATATTAGGCCATCAAAATACACGGATATTGTGGGGGACATACGAGATGATCTGATCACTCTTCTGAAGGATTATGAAATAAGCGCGATAATCCACGCTGCCGCTCAGGTGAGTGTAGTGAAGAGTGTGGAAAATCCCAAGTACGATGCTGAAAACAACATAATCGGCACTCTGAACCTTCTTGAATATGCGAGAAGGAGAGATATAGAGCATTTCATATACATATCATCCGCCGCCATATACGGAGAGCCGGAATATTTGCCAATAGATGAAAAGCATCCAAAGAATCCCAAGAGTCCCTATGGATTGAGCAAACTCACGGGGGAGACATACGCCATGATGTACGGTGAGCTCTACGGATTAAAGGTAGCATCCATAAGACCTTTCAACATATTCTCCCCGCGCCAGGATCCTTCAAGTCCGTATTCAGGAGTAATTTCAATATTCGTGGATCGAGCAAAGAGAGGTTTGCCCCTTGTAATCTATGGAGATGGTGAGCAAACCAGAGATTTTGTGAACGTGCATGATGTGGTATCTCTCATAAAAATTGTATCGGAGAAAAAGGCCACTGGTGTGTACAACTGCGCCACAGGGAGGGAGATAAGCATAAATAAACTTGCAGAAATGATAAAGGAGTTGAGTGGCAAGGATGTGCCAATAATGCACGATAAACCCAGAGATGGGGATATAAGGAGGTCCTATGCAGATATAACCAGAGCAAGGAATCTGGGATTTGAGCCACACACAAACCTGAAAGAGGATCTGAGAAGATTCTTCTTCTCGGAAAATATTAATTTAAAATGA
- a CDS encoding ABC transporter permease: protein MRGIYAFLWKGLKEFFSSKEAVFWVFIFPIIFGLLFASVFGTPTTPQNIPVGYIISQQNSTLSQSFIKGMEKVSIQNHTVFELHKYANLSEGISAIKESKIKALILFNENSTDNSNSRKMNIKIVFDKRDLHDYQIVSGSVFSYISSFENRVRDFQLNVTVRYILEHGNLTISERILKSHLESLANPVNLNLEYYTGTSNVTSNTRVWYATAAIGITLVFSGMTGTASSISREIERGTARRLTTTKTRSIEMLLGILLYFLVIQLISAFLVIISFIIVFREWISLSPPVLGMIIIAALSTMAIGLLISTFTKTQKAASAAANAIAWPISFITGIFFPSFLLPDWMRVIGDYFPASALLRGIRKIIIFNQSIGNYMPMIILAIIVTIVLLVIGSFTFQWRIKNI from the coding sequence ATGAGAGGCATATATGCTTTTCTCTGGAAGGGACTTAAAGAGTTCTTTTCATCAAAAGAAGCTGTGTTTTGGGTTTTTATATTTCCCATAATATTTGGTCTTTTGTTTGCTTCTGTATTTGGCACTCCAACCACACCTCAAAATATTCCTGTAGGTTATATTATATCTCAGCAAAATTCCACACTATCTCAATCCTTCATTAAAGGAATGGAAAAAGTGAGCATACAGAACCATACAGTTTTTGAGCTTCATAAATATGCAAATCTAAGTGAAGGAATAAGTGCCATTAAAGAAAGTAAAATAAAAGCTTTAATACTCTTCAATGAAAATTCTACTGATAATTCAAATAGTAGAAAAATGAACATAAAAATAGTATTTGATAAGAGAGATCTTCATGATTATCAGATTGTGAGTGGCTCTGTATTTTCTTATATCTCTTCATTTGAAAATAGGGTGAGAGATTTTCAACTAAATGTGACTGTTAGATATATCCTAGAGCATGGTAATCTGACTATCTCTGAAAGGATACTAAAATCTCATCTTGAGTCTCTTGCTAATCCAGTAAATTTGAATTTGGAGTATTATACAGGCACTTCTAATGTCACATCCAATACAAGAGTTTGGTATGCTACTGCAGCAATTGGTATAACTTTAGTATTTTCTGGAATGACCGGTACTGCTTCTTCAATATCTAGAGAAATTGAGAGAGGTACTGCAAGAAGATTGACAACTACAAAGACCAGATCTATCGAGATGCTTCTTGGAATACTTCTATACTTTTTAGTAATTCAACTCATCTCTGCATTCTTAGTGATAATTTCCTTCATAATAGTGTTTAGAGAATGGATATCATTATCTCCTCCAGTGCTGGGAATGATAATAATTGCTGCTTTGAGTACGATGGCTATAGGCTTGCTGATTTCTACATTTACAAAAACTCAAAAAGCTGCCAGTGCTGCTGCTAATGCAATAGCATGGCCCATATCCTTCATAACTGGCATATTTTTTCCCTCATTCTTACTTCCAGATTGGATGAGAGTTATTGGCGATTACTTTCCTGCAAGTGCATTACTTCGGGGAATACGAAAAATAATAATTTTCAATCAGTCCATAGGTAATTATATGCCCATGATCATTCTGGCAATAATAGTTA
- a CDS encoding sulfite exporter TauE/SafE family protein: MQGLPILLTGLLIGLLSGMFGFGGSSISTPLLRVLFLIPPYYALASPLPMTVFSSSVATYRYWREGLVDWRIVFKLLVFMIPGSIIGAFLTKYIPGKYLMLLTALFLIYISLRFIFKREKRSRRVESRVLIYFLGFIIGLLSGLLANGGGILIVPILYILGVDLKRAIGSSVALVLLGVIPAVVVHAYLGHIDWMITLFLSLGAIPASYIGASLTLRFSRARLKVLYGLFLLLVSIYFGIFELVHW; encoded by the coding sequence GTGCAGGGATTGCCCATCTTGTTAACCGGACTATTGATCGGGCTTTTATCCGGAATGTTTGGATTTGGAGGCAGCTCCATAAGCACGCCTCTTCTGCGTGTACTCTTTCTCATCCCACCATATTATGCCCTCGCAAGTCCACTGCCCATGACAGTGTTTTCCTCCAGTGTGGCCACTTACAGGTATTGGAGAGAGGGCCTAGTTGATTGGAGAATAGTGTTCAAACTCCTTGTATTCATGATTCCCGGCTCGATAATCGGTGCGTTTCTGACCAAATACATACCTGGCAAGTATTTGATGTTGCTTACAGCGTTATTTTTGATATACATATCCCTTCGCTTCATATTCAAGAGAGAAAAACGATCAAGGAGAGTTGAGAGTAGGGTTTTGATTTATTTTCTCGGTTTCATCATAGGCCTTCTTTCCGGCCTGCTTGCAAACGGTGGAGGCATACTGATTGTTCCAATTCTCTATATTCTGGGAGTTGATCTGAAGAGGGCCATAGGATCATCCGTGGCCCTAGTACTTCTGGGTGTGATTCCTGCTGTGGTTGTGCACGCTTATCTGGGACATATAGACTGGATGATCACACTTTTTCTATCCCTAGGTGCAATACCCGCCTCTTACATTGGTGCATCCCTTACATTGAGGTTTTCCAGAGCAAGATTGAAGGTTCTTTATGGTCTATTTTTGCTCCTGGTATCCATCTACTTCGGTATTTTCGAACTCGTTCACTGGTGA
- a CDS encoding ABC transporter ATP-binding protein, translating to MRDSSHLYRLLSITEFIPLFYILFFIYEDMHLLELINITKNYKNVRAVENVSFYIDRSEIFALLGPNGAGKTTIIRIIGEGLAHQGKLLMEGKKIERWKIGYAPQEGLLYRDLTAQDNIKFYALVKKVSIKESIKILKDLEIPNKKVRELSGGMQRRLSIAIALLGNPKLLVLDEPTVGLDVESRREIWKIIKKNREEGRAILLTTHYMDEAEKLADRIAIINEGRIIAIDTPEKLKKMARMKSSIIIKGNFRKIPSDFVREEDKLIKFSQNPREELPELVKTLSKFGEIKEMFVREPTLEDVFLKFTGRGLGE from the coding sequence ATGAGAGATAGTTCACATCTTTATAGGTTACTCTCAATTACAGAATTTATACCATTGTTTTATATATTATTTTTCATTTATGAAGATATGCATCTCTTAGAACTAATAAACATAACCAAAAACTACAAGAATGTCAGGGCAGTAGAGAACGTTTCATTTTATATTGATAGGAGCGAGATCTTTGCTCTTTTAGGTCCCAACGGTGCAGGAAAAACCACTATCATAAGAATAATTGGTGAAGGTTTGGCTCATCAAGGAAAATTGCTTATGGAAGGAAAGAAAATAGAAAGATGGAAAATTGGATATGCTCCTCAGGAGGGGCTTTTATATAGAGATTTAACAGCTCAGGATAATATAAAATTTTATGCTCTGGTAAAAAAAGTTTCTATTAAAGAAAGTATAAAAATACTAAAAGATCTTGAGATTCCAAACAAAAAAGTTCGAGAATTGAGTGGAGGTATGCAAAGAAGACTTAGCATAGCAATAGCACTGCTTGGCAATCCTAAACTTCTAGTGCTTGATGAACCTACAGTAGGACTGGATGTTGAATCTAGGAGAGAAATATGGAAAATAATAAAGAAAAACAGAGAAGAAGGCAGAGCAATACTTCTAACTACTCACTATATGGATGAGGCAGAAAAGCTGGCAGATAGAATTGCAATAATAAATGAGGGAAGAATAATAGCCATAGACACTCCTGAAAAACTCAAGAAAATGGCTAGAATGAAAAGCTCAATAATAATAAAAGGCAATTTTAGAAAAATACCTTCTGATTTTGTAAGGGAAGAAGATAAGCTCATTAAATTTTCCCAAAACCCTAGAGAAGAGCTGCCAGAGCTTGTGAAAACACTTTCAAAATTTGGAGAAATTAAAGAGATGTTTGTTAGAGAACCTACCTTAGAAGATGTGTTTTTGAAGTTTACTGGAAGGGGGTTGGGAGAATGA